A window of Limosilactobacillus reuteri genomic DNA:
ATTATTCAGGTTGATGCGCCGATTATTGAAGGCCAATTGATTGAAACGGCAATTTTAAATATTCTTAATTATCAGATTATGATTGCGACAAAGGCTTCACGGATTAAGTCGATTGTCGGTAACCAAACTGTAATGGAATTTGGCTCACGTCGGGCACAGGAATTGGATGCAGCTTTGTGGGGAACGCGAGCAGCATATATTGGTGGCTTTGATGCTACAAGTAACGTCCGTGCAGGTAAATTATTTGGTATCCCGATTTCTGGAACTCATGCCCATGCCCTTGTGCAGGTATACATGAATGATTATGACGCATTTAAAGCATATGCAGAAACTCATCATGATTGTGTCTTTCTTGTGGATACTTTTGATACCTTAAAGAGTGGGGTTCCAAACGCAATTAAGGTTGCTAAGGAATTTGGCGATAAAATTAACTTTATTGGTGTCCGTATTGACAGTGGTGACATGGCCTACCTATCTAAAAAAGTACGCAAAATGCTGGATGAGGCTGGTTTTCCAGACGCAAAAATCATCGCATCTAATGGCTTAGATGAAAAGACAATTCAAAACTTGCAAATGCAAGGGGCGAAGATCGATACATGGGGCATCGGTACTAAGCTGATTACTGCCTATAACCAACCAACTTTAGGGGCCGTATACAAATTAGTCGCTATTGAAGATGAAGATGGCCAACTTGTTGATACGATTAAGATCTCAAATAATGTTGGTAAAATGTCAACTCCCGGCAAAAAACAAGTATGGCGGATTAACGATCGTGCAGACCGCAAGAGTGAAGGGGATTATATTACCTTAGTTGATGAGGATCCGCGTAATGAAAAATCACTCAATATGTTCAATCCTAACTTCCCGCTCCAACAAAAGGATGTGGAGGATTTTACTGCGCGGCCAATGCTAAAGCCAATCTGGCAAGACGGTAAGTATGTTTATAATGAACCAACCTTAGAGGAGAGCCGTCAACACCGTTTTGATAGTTTAAATGCTTTATGGGATGAATATAAACGAGATTTAAACCCAGAAGTATATCCGGTCGATTTATCACAGAAATGCTATGATAATAAACTTAAATTAATTCACCAAGTTCATGAATATGTTAAATCATTGAATAAGTAGAGGTAATCTGTAGTGCGAAAGTATCAAGAAGAAATAATTAATACATTAGGCGTTAACTCACAAATTGATCCCCAAACAGAAGTAACTAACCGTGTTCAGTTCATCTGTGATTTTCTCCAAACCACTAAGATGAAGACCCTGGTATTAGGGATTTCTGGCGGACAAGATTCAAGTTTAGCGGGACGACTTTCACAATTGGCCGTCGAAAAGCTGCGGGAAGAGACTGGCGACAATGAATACCAATTTATTGCAGTCCGACTTCCATATGGTGAGCAGGCTGATGAATCGGACGCAATGTTTGCAATTAATGACTTTATTAAACCTGATAAAATAATGCGGGTTAATATTAAGGCGGCTACTGATGCGATGGTGGCATCCTTAAATGAAGCAGGCACGCCAATTAGCGATTTTAATAAGGGAAACATTAAAGCCCGGGAACGAATGATTGTCCAATATGCGATTGGCGGAGAAAACAAAGGAGCTGTAGTGGGAACAGATCACGCCGCTGAAGCAGTAACTGGGTTTTATACTAAGTTTGGGGATGGTGGTGCAGATATTACGCCACTTTCTGGATTGGATAAGCGACAAGGAAAAGCCTTATTACAATTCTTAGGAGCACCGGCAAAGCTTTATGATAAAACACCAACTGCCGACTTGGAAGAAGACAAACCAATGCGTCCAGATGAAGAAGCGCTTGGTGTTCGTTATGATGAAATCGATGACTATTTAGAAGGTCGTGAAGTTTCGCCAGCAGTTGCTGAAAAAATTGAAGGCTGGTATCGTCGAACTCAACATAAGCGTCACTTACCGATTGCTCCATACGATACTTGGTGGAAGTAAATTGATAATAAAATGGGAGGCTGGGCATCAACTCAGTCTCTTTACTAGTTTAAGAAGGAGTTTAACAGAGAATGGAAGAAGAAACACTTCAACTTGTTAGCAAACAATTATCGGATATTCGTCCTCGACAAATTAAAGCAGCCCTCAGATTAATGGATGAAGGAAATACGATTCCTTTCATTGCCCGTTACCGTAAAGAAATGACGGGCACGCTTGATGAAGTTCAATTGCAAGCTATCCGGGATGAGTATCACCGGGTAACGACATTGCGGGAACGTCAAGCAACAGTTATCAATAAAATTAAAGAGCTCGGTAAGTTAACCCCGGCGCTCGAAAAGCAAATTAACGGTGCGACTGAATTGCAAGAAGTAGAAGACCTTTATTTGCCATATAAGCAAAAGCGGCAGACAAAGGCCCAACAAGCTCGTGAACATGGCTTAGCACCATTAGCAAATTGGCTATTATCTTATCCTGGTGACGATTTAAGTGCGAAGGCGCAAGGGTTTATTAACGATGATGTTCTTGATGCTGAGAGTGCATTAACAGGGGCACATGAAATTTTGGCTGAAGCAATTAGTGAAATGGCCACGGTACGAAGCTGGTTGCGAAATTATACTGCCCAACATGGTCAATTAGAGACAAGTGTAAAACGTGGTGGGGAAGAAAAAGATGAGCTGGGGACTTATAAGCAGTATTATGAGTTCACTAGTCCGGTTCAAAAATTAAATTCCTATCAAATCTTAGCCTTTAATCGTGGAGAAAAAGAAGGGATTATTAACGTCAAAATCACCTTAGATGAAGAACCAGTGATGAATTACCTTCGTTTCCGTTTGATTAAAACTAGCAAGAAAAATGATGCGACTGCCTTTATTGAGGAAGCTTACAAGGATGCTTATAAGCGTTTCTTGGGTCCAACAATTGAACGGGAACTGCGGCGACAATTAACAGAAGGTGCTGATGAACAGGCGATTAAAGTCTTTGGTGAAAATCTGTATCATTTATTGATGCAAGCACCAATTAAAGGAAAAGTTGTGTTAGGCTTTGACCCTGCTTACCGAACTGGCTGTAAGTTGGCAGTTCTTGATGAAAATGGGAAATTTTTAACTAAAGCAGTTATCTATCCCCACAAGCCGGCGCCAGAAAAGCAACGTGCGACAGCAGAAAGTGAGTTTATTGATTTACTAGAAAAGTACCACGTTGAAATGATTGCAATTGGGAACGGGACAGCTAGCCGGGAATCAGAACAGTTTGTTGCGGAAGCACTTAAAAAGATCAAAAGGCCAATCTATTATGTGATCGTAAATGAAGCCGGTGCCTCTGTTTACTCTGCAAGCAAGGAAGCGCGTGATGAATTCCCGGACCTGCATGTTGAACAGCGAAGTGCAATTAGTATCGGTCGCCGTTTGCAAGACCCACTTGCCGAATTAGTCAAGATTGATCCCCAAGCGGTTGGTGTTGGGCAATACCAGCATGATTTGCCGAAGAAAGAATTGAGTGGGGAACTGGAAACAATTGTTGAACGGGCGGTAAACCGGGTTGGCGTTAACCTCAATACAGCTAGTTACCAATTATTGACGCGGATTTCGGGGCTTAATAAAACGATTGCTAAGAATATTGTTACCTACCGTGATGAAAACGGGCGGTATACTAACCGGACACAGCTAAAGAAGGTTCCACGATTAGGACCAAAAGCTTATCAACAATCAGTTGGGTTCTTACGGATTATTGGTGGCGAAAATCCATTAGATAATACTGATGTCCACCCAGAAAGTTACCAGGTGGCGGAAAAGATTATTCAAGTGGCAGGGATTAATGTCGATGAGTTGGGAACACCAAGTGCTGATGATAAGTTAAAGAAAATTGATGTTAAGCAGTTTACGGATGATCAAGTCGGGACTGAAACGGTTACTGATATTATTTCTTCCTTGCAAAAGCCTGGCCGTGACCTTCGTGATTCAACGCCTGCTCCGTTA
This region includes:
- a CDS encoding nicotinate phosphoribosyltransferase, with product MKFDYPDDSLTLHTDAYELSMMQTYWKKGMGNRRAVFEAFFRKMPFNNGYAVFAGLDHIIRYVKQLHFTDSDIEYLKSTNQFDDDFLEYLRNFKFTGSISSFEEGDLVFNHEPIIQVDAPIIEGQLIETAILNILNYQIMIATKASRIKSIVGNQTVMEFGSRRAQELDAALWGTRAAYIGGFDATSNVRAGKLFGIPISGTHAHALVQVYMNDYDAFKAYAETHHDCVFLVDTFDTLKSGVPNAIKVAKEFGDKINFIGVRIDSGDMAYLSKKVRKMLDEAGFPDAKIIASNGLDEKTIQNLQMQGAKIDTWGIGTKLITAYNQPTLGAVYKLVAIEDEDGQLVDTIKISNNVGKMSTPGKKQVWRINDRADRKSEGDYITLVDEDPRNEKSLNMFNPNFPLQQKDVEDFTARPMLKPIWQDGKYVYNEPTLEESRQHRFDSLNALWDEYKRDLNPEVYPVDLSQKCYDNKLKLIHQVHEYVKSLNK
- the nadE gene encoding ammonia-dependent NAD(+) synthetase; translated protein: MRKYQEEIINTLGVNSQIDPQTEVTNRVQFICDFLQTTKMKTLVLGISGGQDSSLAGRLSQLAVEKLREETGDNEYQFIAVRLPYGEQADESDAMFAINDFIKPDKIMRVNIKAATDAMVASLNEAGTPISDFNKGNIKARERMIVQYAIGGENKGAVVGTDHAAEAVTGFYTKFGDGGADITPLSGLDKRQGKALLQFLGAPAKLYDKTPTADLEEDKPMRPDEEALGVRYDEIDDYLEGREVSPAVAEKIEGWYRRTQHKRHLPIAPYDTWWK
- a CDS encoding Tex family protein yields the protein MEEETLQLVSKQLSDIRPRQIKAALRLMDEGNTIPFIARYRKEMTGTLDEVQLQAIRDEYHRVTTLRERQATVINKIKELGKLTPALEKQINGATELQEVEDLYLPYKQKRQTKAQQAREHGLAPLANWLLSYPGDDLSAKAQGFINDDVLDAESALTGAHEILAEAISEMATVRSWLRNYTAQHGQLETSVKRGGEEKDELGTYKQYYEFTSPVQKLNSYQILAFNRGEKEGIINVKITLDEEPVMNYLRFRLIKTSKKNDATAFIEEAYKDAYKRFLGPTIERELRRQLTEGADEQAIKVFGENLYHLLMQAPIKGKVVLGFDPAYRTGCKLAVLDENGKFLTKAVIYPHKPAPEKQRATAESEFIDLLEKYHVEMIAIGNGTASRESEQFVAEALKKIKRPIYYVIVNEAGASVYSASKEARDEFPDLHVEQRSAISIGRRLQDPLAELVKIDPQAVGVGQYQHDLPKKELSGELETIVERAVNRVGVNLNTASYQLLTRISGLNKTIAKNIVTYRDENGRYTNRTQLKKVPRLGPKAYQQSVGFLRIIGGENPLDNTDVHPESYQVAEKIIQVAGINVDELGTPSADDKLKKIDVKQFTDDQVGTETVTDIISSLQKPGRDLRDSTPAPLLRHDVMTIEDLKPGMKLQGTVRNVVDFGAFVDIGVKHDGLVHVSKMSKQFIHDPRAMVAVGDIVDVWIDDVDLKRQRIQLTMLEPETVIND